TTGGTCAATTATACAGGCTTTGTTGTCGAGAGGCGATCGCCGACTTTCTCCATTATTAGAATTAACCCGTGATTTTGGCGACTCTTTGGGAAGTTATAAACGGGCTTTTAAACAACTGAAAGGACAAATTCCCGACTTAGATTTTTATGTTCACAGCAATTGGTCAACTGAGCAAATTTTACCTTGGAATCACTTACATGGACCCTTACCTCAGTCTACACTAATTAAGCATTTAGCAGAAGCTACCAACTTGGAATTAAATCATAAATAATGCACACAGATACAATATTCTATCAAATCTTCCTCACCTTCCATACTCTATTATTTGAACTACTGGGACAACCCACAGAAAATGCGGAAGGTTATCAATTTACTTCTGTAGAAGTCAAAGAAAAAGCTTTTCGATTTGATGGAATATTCATGCCAGATAGTGAAGAAAAACCCATCTATTTTGTCGAAGTCCAATTTCAAAACAAACCAGAGTTTTATTGGGAATTAATTACAGAGATAAATATTTATCTCAATCAATATAAACCAGAACAAGATTGGCAAGCGGTAGCCTTATTTGCTAAACGGAGTTTAGATGTAGAAAAATTAACTAATTATCAACAGGAATTAGTCAATAGTGGAAGAATCAAACGAATTTATTTAGATGAAATAGCATCAGGGTCAATAGGGATGGGATTAATTGAATTAATTGTCAGTAAAGAAAACCAATCACAGGAATTGGTTAAAAACCTGATGACAAGAACAAAGACAGAAGTTAGCAATGATAGTGAAAGACAAGGTATTATAGAATTACTGGAAAGTGTTTTGATGTCAAAGTTTTCCCAATTAAGTCGTCAGGAGATAGAAGCGATGTTTTTAGTAAGTGATATTAAGCAAACAAGGGTATATCAAGAGGCAAAGGAGGAAGGTGAGAAAAACTTACTCCTGCGTCAGTTGTCTAAAAGATTTGGAAAATTAGGAGATGCGTATATCAAAAGCATCAATAGCTTGACAATAGCACAGCTAGAAGACCTGGGAGAAGCATTATTAGATTTTGGAGATATTAACGACTTGGAACAATGGCTAAAATCCCACACAGAATCATAAATAATGCACACAGATACAATATTCTACCAAATCTTTCTCACCTTCCATACTCTATTATTTGAACTACTGGGACAACCCACAGAAAATGCGGAAGGTTATCAATTTACTTCTGTAGAAGTCAAAGAAAAAGCTTTTCGATTTGATGGGATATTCATGCCAGATAGTGAGGAAAAACCCATCTATTTCGTCGAAGTACAATTTCAAAATAAACCAGAATTTTACTGGGAATTAATCACAGAGATAAATATTTATCTCAATCAATATAAACCAGAACAAGACTGGCAGGCAGTAGCTTTATTTGCTAAACGTAGTTTAGAGGATGTTTGAAAAGTATCAGAATTAATCGAGATCCCCCCAACCCCCCTTACAAAGGGGGGCTAAATTCCTCAAAGTCCCCCTTTTTAAGGGGGATTTAGGGGGATCTGCGGGTGTCAGATCCCACACGAAAAAGTTTTCAAACAACCTCTTAGATGTGGAAAGATTAACTAATTACCAACAAGAATTAGTCAATAGTGGTCGCATCAAACGAATTTATTTAGATGAAATACCATCAGGTTCAATAGGTGTAGGGTTAATTGAATTAATTGTCAGTAAAGAAAACCAATCACCACAATTAGTTCAAAACTTGATGGCAAGAACAAAAACAGAAGTTAGCAATGAGAGAGAAAGACAAGGTATTATAGAGTTATTGGAAACTGTCTTAGTGTCAAAGTTTTCCCAATTAAGCCGTCAGGAGATAGAAGCCATGTTTTTAGTAAGTGATATTAAGCAAACAAGGGTATATCAAGAAGCAAAGCAGGAAGGTGAACAAGAAGGTAGACAAGAAGGTAGACAAGAAGGTAGACAGGAAGGTAGACAAGAAGGTGAAAAAATCTTACTGCTGCGGCAGTTATCTAAGCGGTTTGGAAAATTGATTACTCGCCATATCGAAAGTATTAACAGCTTGACAATAGCACAGCTAGAAGACCTCGGAGAAGCATTATTAGATTTTGGAGATATTAATGACTTAGAACAATGGCTAAAATCCCACACAGAATTATAGATTTAGAGATTTCTACCTTCTGACTGAAAATGAATCAAATTATTACTCAAGTAGACGCTTTCACTAATACTCCATTTAAAGGAAATCCTGCGGCTGTATGTGTTTTAGATAGTCCACAATCTGAAGCATGGATGCAAAATATCGCCCAGGAAATGAACTTATCAGAAACCGCTTTTTTAGTTAAACAAGATGATGGGTTTAATTTGCGCTGGTTTACTCCCACGGTAGAAGTTCCCCTGTGTGGACACGCTACCTTAGCCAGCGCTCATGTATTATGGTCACAAGGGCATTTATTACCAAATCAGGAGGCGCGTTTTTATACAAAAAGTGGTATACTAATAGCTAAACTAGAAAATGATTGGATTCAGTTAGATTTTCCGGTGAATCTCTCTCAATCTGCGGAATCACCTCCAGAATTAAGTCAAGTTTTAGGAGTAACTTGTAAATCTGTTGTCCAAAATTCTCTCGGCTATTTAGTAGAAGTAGAATCTGAGCAATTAGTCAGAGAAATGCAGCCGAATTTCCAGCAGATGAAAACCTTAACAAAGGCGGATATTATCGTTACTAGCATTGCTGATTCTGGTTCAGAATATGATTTTGTCTCCCGCTTTTTTGCCCCCATGTTAGGAATTGATGAAGATCCGGTAACAGGTGCAGCACATTGTTGTTTAGCACCTTTTTGGCGGGATAAATTGGGAAAAGATGAATTTTTGGCTTATCAAGCTTCCAATCGCGGTGGAGTGGTGAAAATGTACTATCCAGGAGCCAACCGCGTCTTTCTATCTGGACAAGCTGTAATAGTAATGCAAGGACAATTAACTTTAGGTTAAGAATATATCAGATCCCCGACTTCTTAGAGAAGTCGGGGATCTTTAGACAAGAATTAAGTTAATATTTGTAATTAAATTTTTATATTTAAGATGACACTTATCGGGCATTATTGACTGTAAACCTCCTTTAATGTAGGAAGTTGAGCAGTAAATACATTGGAGGGTCCATTTTTTATAGGTGATAATGTTAGTA
The DNA window shown above is from Anabaena sp. WA102 and carries:
- a CDS encoding DUF2887 domain-containing protein — translated: MHTDTIFYQIFLTFHTLLFELLGQPTENAEGYQFTSVEVKEKAFRFDGIFMPDSEEKPIYFVEVQFQNKPEFYWELITEINIYLNQYKPEQDWQAVALFAKRSLDVEKLTNYQQELVNSGRIKRIYLDEIASGSIGMGLIELIVSKENQSQELVKNLMTRTKTEVSNDSERQGIIELLESVLMSKFSQLSRQEIEAMFLVSDIKQTRVYQEAKEEGEKNLLLRQLSKRFGKLGDAYIKSINSLTIAQLEDLGEALLDFGDINDLEQWLKSHTES
- a CDS encoding Rpn family recombination-promoting nuclease/putative transposase encodes the protein MHTDTIFYQIFLTFHTLLFELLGQPTENAEGYQFTSVEVKEKAFRFDGIFMPDSEEKPIYFVEVQFQNKPEFYWELITEINIYLNQYKPEQDWQAVALFAKRSLEDV
- a CDS encoding DUF2887 domain-containing protein: MERLTNYQQELVNSGRIKRIYLDEIPSGSIGVGLIELIVSKENQSPQLVQNLMARTKTEVSNERERQGIIELLETVLVSKFSQLSRQEIEAMFLVSDIKQTRVYQEAKQEGEQEGRQEGRQEGRQEGRQEGEKILLLRQLSKRFGKLITRHIESINSLTIAQLEDLGEALLDFGDINDLEQWLKSHTEL
- a CDS encoding PhzF family phenazine biosynthesis protein, whose protein sequence is MNQIITQVDAFTNTPFKGNPAAVCVLDSPQSEAWMQNIAQEMNLSETAFLVKQDDGFNLRWFTPTVEVPLCGHATLASAHVLWSQGHLLPNQEARFYTKSGILIAKLENDWIQLDFPVNLSQSAESPPELSQVLGVTCKSVVQNSLGYLVEVESEQLVREMQPNFQQMKTLTKADIIVTSIADSGSEYDFVSRFFAPMLGIDEDPVTGAAHCCLAPFWRDKLGKDEFLAYQASNRGGVVKMYYPGANRVFLSGQAVIVMQGQLTLG